The proteins below are encoded in one region of Rhodopirellula halodulae:
- a CDS encoding class I SAM-dependent methyltransferase, translated as MKDIAVYNRAAWDAQVTKRNRWTVPVSVDVISKARAGDWQVVLTPTKPVPMSWFPDLSGADLLGLASGGGQQAPVLAAAGAKVTVLDNSPNQLEQDQVVARREGLSIRSVLGDMRDLSCFADNSFDVVFNPCSVCFVPDVRSVFEEVSRVLRPGGRLLAGFVHPIRFMFDENDLEQDKLTVRHRLPYADETHLSAEELDQLRTDSEPLCFSHSLEDLIGGQLQAGLRLKEIFEDKYSDDLLSQYSPTFLATFAEKPW; from the coding sequence ATGAAAGACATCGCGGTTTACAACCGTGCGGCTTGGGACGCGCAGGTAACGAAGCGGAACCGATGGACGGTGCCTGTCTCCGTTGACGTGATTTCCAAAGCCCGAGCTGGAGATTGGCAGGTCGTGCTGACGCCAACCAAACCGGTTCCCATGTCTTGGTTTCCTGATCTTTCCGGTGCCGATCTGTTGGGCTTGGCGTCCGGTGGAGGTCAGCAAGCACCCGTGCTTGCGGCTGCGGGAGCGAAGGTGACGGTGCTCGACAACTCGCCCAATCAATTGGAGCAGGATCAGGTGGTCGCTCGTCGCGAGGGTCTTTCGATTCGCTCGGTGTTGGGGGACATGCGAGATCTGTCGTGCTTTGCCGACAACAGCTTTGACGTTGTTTTCAATCCTTGCTCGGTTTGCTTCGTACCTGATGTCCGATCAGTTTTTGAAGAAGTCAGTCGCGTTTTGCGGCCAGGAGGTCGGTTGTTGGCTGGCTTCGTTCATCCCATCCGATTCATGTTCGATGAAAATGATCTGGAGCAAGATAAGCTGACCGTCCGGCACCGTTTGCCGTATGCCGACGAAACGCATTTGAGTGCCGAAGAGCTGGACCAGTTACGAACAGATTCCGAACCGTTGTGTTTCAGCCACTCGTTGGAAGACCTGATCGGCGGGCAACTTCAAGCGGGGCTTCGATTGAAAGAGATCTTTGAAGACAAGTATTCCGATGATCTTTTGTCGCAATACAGCCCCACGTTCCTTGCAACCTTTGCGGAAAAACCATGGTGA
- a CDS encoding phytoene desaturase: protein MSQRKVVIVGAGPGGLASAMQLAAGGCDVTILERRNQVGGRTSAIEIDGYRFDCGPTFFLYPRVLDEIFHSTGHDLMEEVPMERLDPQYRLTFGGGGQLDCTPDMDEMDRQIAKISPEDVGQLKRYMDDNRVKLEKFRPILESPFNSPMDLLKPSLLGAAAHVHPMRTLGKELQRYFKDPRLVIAFAFQSKYLGMSPFNCPSLFSILSFLEYEYGVFHPIGGCSRVSERMAEIAQDMGVKIRLDEPVESIEMEGRRVRALHTGRDRYDADAFVVNADFAHWMTRTIPNSVRRRWSDEKIAKKKFSCSTYMLYLGVEGLYEDQPHHGIHISKDYDRNLREIEIDHVLSQDPSVYVQNAGVTDPSLAPSGHSTLYILAPVTHETENVDWSKEAPRFRETTLDKLEEVGFDGLRDRIRVEHQITPDEWQSDYAIYKGATFNLAHNLGQMLHRRPRNRFEELDGVYLVGGGTHPGSGLPVIYESSRISSRLLLQDLGMDTQFIEQSAQGVPPRIPASAPLPEPAIA from the coding sequence ATGTCGCAGCGGAAAGTCGTCATTGTCGGGGCAGGCCCCGGTGGGTTGGCATCAGCCATGCAATTGGCGGCCGGTGGTTGCGATGTCACCATCCTGGAACGACGAAACCAAGTCGGCGGCAGGACCTCCGCGATCGAGATTGATGGATATCGGTTTGATTGTGGACCGACGTTCTTTTTGTACCCGCGCGTTTTGGATGAGATCTTTCATTCGACCGGGCACGATCTGATGGAAGAGGTGCCGATGGAGCGGTTGGATCCGCAATATCGGTTGACCTTCGGCGGGGGTGGCCAGCTGGATTGCACGCCGGACATGGATGAGATGGATCGCCAGATCGCCAAGATCTCACCCGAAGATGTCGGGCAACTCAAACGCTACATGGACGACAACCGTGTCAAACTCGAAAAGTTTCGTCCGATCCTGGAGTCGCCTTTCAACTCACCGATGGATTTGCTGAAGCCATCGTTGTTGGGGGCGGCGGCTCACGTGCATCCCATGCGAACGCTCGGTAAGGAGCTTCAGCGTTACTTCAAAGATCCGCGGCTGGTCATCGCTTTCGCGTTCCAATCAAAGTACCTGGGCATGTCGCCGTTTAACTGCCCCAGCTTGTTCAGCATTCTGTCGTTCCTCGAATACGAATACGGTGTCTTTCATCCGATCGGCGGGTGCAGCCGAGTCAGCGAACGAATGGCCGAGATTGCTCAGGACATGGGCGTGAAGATTCGGTTGGATGAACCCGTTGAGTCCATTGAAATGGAAGGTCGGCGTGTGCGAGCGTTGCACACCGGTCGCGATCGTTACGACGCGGACGCTTTTGTGGTCAACGCCGACTTTGCTCACTGGATGACACGAACCATTCCCAATTCGGTTCGTCGCCGTTGGTCCGACGAGAAAATTGCGAAGAAGAAATTTTCCTGCAGCACGTACATGTTGTATCTGGGTGTGGAAGGCTTGTACGAAGACCAACCGCATCATGGCATTCACATCAGCAAAGATTACGACCGAAATCTCCGTGAGATCGAAATCGATCACGTGCTCAGTCAGGATCCGTCGGTCTATGTGCAGAACGCCGGGGTGACCGATCCCAGTTTGGCACCATCCGGTCATAGCACGCTGTATATTTTGGCACCGGTCACCCACGAAACCGAAAACGTGGATTGGTCCAAGGAAGCTCCGCGTTTTAGGGAGACCACTTTGGACAAGCTCGAAGAGGTCGGCTTCGACGGCCTTCGTGATCGAATTCGGGTGGAGCATCAGATCACGCCGGATGAATGGCAATCGGACTACGCGATCTACAAGGGTGCGACGTTCAATCTGGCTCACAACTTGGGGCAAATGTTGCATCGACGGCCTCGCAACCGATTTGAAGAACTGGATGGCGTTTACTTGGTTGGCGGAGGAACCCACCCCGGCAGTGGTTTGCCCGTGATCTACGAATCCAGCCGCATCAGTTCTCGTTTGTTGCTGCAAGATTTGGGAATGGACACGCAATTCATTGAACAGTCGGCTCAAGGTGTCCCGCCGCGAATCCCGGCGTCGGCTCCGCTTCCCGAGCCAGCGATCGCCTGA
- the rnhA gene encoding ribonuclease HI: protein MTQSTSGKALKPVELYTDGACSGNPGPGGWAFVLRCPRTLKEIERSGGQPHTTNNQMELMAVIRGLETLKEPCAVELYADSNYVGQGIASWMAGWKRRGWKRKDGSKLVPVKNVELWQELDQQMQTHRVTYHHVKGHAGHTENERCDQLAVAAYQQYL from the coding sequence ATGACGCAATCAACTTCAGGCAAGGCATTGAAGCCGGTGGAGCTGTACACCGATGGTGCTTGCAGTGGAAACCCGGGCCCCGGCGGATGGGCGTTTGTGCTGCGTTGTCCTCGCACGTTGAAAGAGATCGAGCGATCGGGAGGCCAGCCGCACACCACCAACAATCAAATGGAATTGATGGCCGTGATTCGCGGGCTGGAAACGCTGAAAGAACCCTGTGCGGTGGAGCTGTACGCCGACAGCAACTACGTCGGTCAAGGCATCGCGAGTTGGATGGCGGGTTGGAAACGTCGCGGGTGGAAGCGAAAAGACGGTTCCAAGCTGGTTCCCGTCAAGAACGTCGAACTGTGGCAGGAACTCGATCAGCAGATGCAAACGCATCGTGTGACCTACCATCACGTCAAAGGCCACGCGGGTCACACCGAAAACGAACGTTGCGATCAGTTGGCGGTCGCTGCCTACCAGCAATATCTGTGA
- a CDS encoding SDR family NAD(P)-dependent oxidoreductase produces MSSGTRRSRLQETFATNDPVALVTGSGAPRVGRVIAEELSRRGCHVVLHANTSTDEANEAAATWKERFGRRAAVVQGTLEDDEACDRIVDEAAACFGRLDILVNSAAIWTPTPLAEITGDEIRRYFQINSVASLLCARAAGRHMTSQPSGGCIINLGDWATVRPYADHAAYFPSKGAIEVMTRSLAVELGAMNSNLRVNCVQPGPVLLSDDVTEETVAELAQSTLVGRVGTPDDVAHAVSFLCENTFVTGVCLPVDGGRGIFAPDGLQLGRNTG; encoded by the coding sequence GTGAGTAGCGGAACACGTCGCTCGCGATTGCAGGAAACGTTTGCAACCAATGATCCGGTGGCATTGGTCACCGGTAGTGGAGCACCCCGTGTCGGTCGCGTGATCGCCGAAGAGCTCTCGCGTCGCGGTTGTCATGTGGTGCTGCACGCCAACACCAGCACCGACGAGGCAAACGAAGCGGCCGCAACTTGGAAGGAGCGGTTCGGTCGTCGTGCGGCCGTTGTTCAGGGAACGTTGGAAGACGACGAGGCCTGTGACCGCATCGTCGACGAAGCCGCGGCTTGTTTCGGGCGGCTGGATATTTTGGTCAACAGCGCCGCGATCTGGACGCCGACTCCGCTGGCCGAAATCACCGGTGACGAGATCCGTCGCTACTTTCAGATCAACTCGGTTGCCTCGCTGCTGTGCGCTCGTGCGGCGGGGCGTCACATGACATCGCAACCCAGCGGCGGATGCATCATCAACTTGGGTGATTGGGCGACGGTGCGACCCTACGCTGACCACGCGGCGTACTTCCCCAGCAAAGGTGCCATCGAGGTCATGACTCGGTCGTTGGCGGTAGAACTTGGCGCGATGAACTCCAACCTTCGAGTCAATTGTGTGCAGCCCGGTCCGGTGCTGTTGTCCGACGACGTGACGGAAGAAACCGTGGCCGAGTTGGCTCAGAGCACTTTGGTCGGCCGCGTCGGCACCCCAGACGATGTGGCTCACGCGGTCAGCTTTTTGTGCGAAAACACTTTCGTTACCGGAGTTTGTCTGCCGGTGGATGGTGGGCGTGGCATCTTTGCCCCCGACGGATTGCAGTTGGGACGCAACACCGGCTGA
- the bioB gene encoding biotin synthase BioB: MSVADSSAADSVVAPAAKAGEFSPPGYYDALAQQVLDGTPITREQALAMLEASDLDVPAILSAGYRIRHQHFGNSVQLYFLMNAKSGLCPEDCHYCSQSKVSDAPIPKYNILKRDALMEAAKVAAERGAKTYCLVISARGPNEREMKAVETIVPEIKQKYGLDICACLGLLDESQAQRLKACGVDRVNHNLNSSESHYETICTTHTYQDRVQTLRNVRDAGMEMCSGGIIGMGESKEDIVSMAFDLRDLGVKSIPVNILNAIDGTPLEGTDAMSPQDALKSLAMFRFVNPDRELRIAGGRELHLRQLQPMGLYVANSVFVGDYLTTQGQAPQADYDMIRDLGFEVTGSCEEVSV, translated from the coding sequence ATGAGCGTTGCTGACTCCAGTGCTGCTGATTCCGTTGTTGCCCCGGCTGCCAAAGCCGGTGAGTTCTCTCCTCCGGGATACTACGACGCGCTGGCTCAACAAGTCCTCGATGGCACCCCGATCACTCGCGAGCAAGCGTTGGCGATGCTGGAGGCGTCTGATTTGGATGTGCCCGCGATTCTGTCGGCGGGCTATCGGATCCGGCATCAACACTTTGGCAATAGCGTTCAGTTGTATTTCTTGATGAATGCCAAGAGTGGTCTTTGTCCCGAGGATTGCCACTACTGCAGCCAGTCGAAGGTCTCCGACGCACCCATTCCGAAATACAACATCCTGAAACGCGATGCGTTGATGGAAGCCGCGAAGGTGGCCGCCGAACGAGGTGCGAAAACGTACTGTTTGGTGATCTCCGCACGGGGGCCCAACGAGCGTGAAATGAAAGCGGTGGAAACCATCGTTCCTGAAATCAAGCAGAAGTATGGATTGGATATCTGTGCTTGTTTGGGACTGCTGGATGAGTCGCAAGCACAGCGTTTGAAAGCTTGCGGCGTCGACCGCGTGAACCACAATTTGAACAGCAGCGAATCGCACTACGAAACGATCTGCACCACGCACACTTATCAAGACCGCGTGCAAACGCTGCGAAATGTTCGCGACGCGGGTATGGAGATGTGCAGCGGCGGCATCATCGGAATGGGCGAATCCAAAGAGGACATTGTCTCGATGGCGTTTGACCTGCGGGACTTGGGCGTGAAGTCCATTCCGGTGAACATTCTGAACGCGATCGACGGAACGCCGCTCGAGGGCACCGATGCGATGTCACCCCAAGACGCTTTGAAGTCACTCGCGATGTTCCGCTTTGTGAATCCCGATCGTGAACTGCGCATCGCGGGAGGTCGTGAACTGCACCTGCGTCAATTGCAACCGATGGGGCTGTACGTCGCGAACAGTGTCTTCGTCGGTGATTACCTGACGACGCAGGGGCAAGCTCCTCAAGCTGACTACGACATGATTCGTGACTTGGGTTTTGAAGTCACCGGATCGTGCGAAGAGGTCAGCGTCTGA
- the pyk gene encoding pyruvate kinase produces MQDYRHTKIIATIGPATQSPEKLAALIEAGVDVMRLNMAHGTPEWVLEIVARIRSVSKSIHRHVAVMMDVKGPEIRTGAVDDPIELKAGDELVLFTDECSNQSALESDGTPRVSVNYPGLPGAIDLDSTILVDSGLLHWHVLAKDATTIRCRVITPGVLESRRHINLPGIQVNLPAITDKDKTDLIAGIEAGIDFVALSFVRQAEDVETLREFLDQHDSHARIISKIEDQAGVRNMEAIIRQSDAIMVARGDLGIEIDYHRLPLVQTELIRACQVEGKPVIIATHLLESMIHSPVPTRAEVSDVCNAIREQADAVMLSGETTTGKYPLESVGVLQNIIGSIEPTVSRQLNSKIVLREPKSKMLRSSAILAQELGESGIVVFTRSGFLAYVLGALRPRGVPIFAFTDIEHTFHHLLLPWGVEPFLMDFSEDHDETISNALEILKEKGWCKPGMWLGVITNALADEKIVDTLQLREVQ; encoded by the coding sequence GTGCAGGACTACCGCCACACAAAAATCATCGCCACGATCGGCCCCGCTACCCAGTCCCCCGAAAAACTGGCTGCGTTGATTGAAGCGGGTGTCGACGTCATGCGTTTGAACATGGCGCACGGAACGCCTGAGTGGGTCCTAGAAATCGTTGCTCGCATTCGCTCCGTCTCGAAATCCATTCACCGCCATGTCGCGGTCATGATGGACGTCAAAGGCCCTGAAATCCGCACCGGGGCGGTGGATGACCCCATCGAGCTGAAAGCCGGCGACGAACTGGTCCTGTTCACCGACGAATGCTCGAACCAATCCGCACTCGAATCGGATGGCACACCACGCGTCAGCGTCAACTATCCGGGACTGCCGGGTGCCATTGATTTGGACAGCACCATCTTGGTCGACAGTGGGCTGCTGCATTGGCACGTGTTGGCAAAGGATGCCACGACGATCCGCTGCCGAGTGATCACCCCCGGCGTCTTGGAATCGCGACGGCACATCAACCTGCCCGGAATTCAAGTCAATCTCCCCGCGATCACCGACAAAGACAAAACCGACTTGATCGCCGGGATCGAAGCGGGCATCGATTTCGTGGCGTTGTCGTTCGTTCGCCAGGCCGAGGATGTCGAGACCCTGCGCGAATTCCTGGACCAACATGATTCACATGCACGTATCATTTCCAAAATCGAAGACCAAGCCGGTGTTCGCAACATGGAAGCGATCATTCGCCAATCCGACGCCATCATGGTCGCTCGCGGTGACCTCGGAATCGAAATTGACTACCACCGCCTGCCGCTGGTCCAAACGGAGCTGATCCGTGCCTGCCAAGTCGAAGGCAAACCGGTCATCATCGCGACTCACTTGTTGGAGTCCATGATTCACTCGCCGGTTCCGACCCGAGCCGAAGTGTCCGACGTCTGCAACGCCATTCGCGAACAGGCCGACGCCGTGATGCTTTCGGGCGAAACCACCACGGGCAAATATCCGCTGGAGTCCGTCGGTGTGCTGCAGAACATTATCGGCAGCATTGAACCAACGGTCAGCCGCCAATTGAATTCCAAGATTGTCCTGCGGGAACCCAAATCAAAGATGCTTCGGTCTTCAGCCATCTTGGCTCAGGAGCTTGGCGAATCAGGAATCGTCGTCTTCACCCGCAGCGGTTTCCTGGCTTACGTCCTTGGTGCGCTGCGACCGCGTGGCGTGCCAATTTTTGCGTTCACCGACATCGAACACACCTTCCACCACCTGTTGCTGCCTTGGGGCGTGGAACCTTTCCTGATGGACTTCTCGGAAGACCACGATGAGACGATTTCCAACGCGTTGGAAATCTTAAAGGAGAAAGGCTGGTGCAAACCCGGCATGTGGCTGGGCGTGATCACCAACGCGCTCGCCGACGAGAAGATCGTCGACACGCTCCAGCTCCGCGAAGTCCAGTAG
- a CDS encoding Hsp20/alpha crystallin family protein, whose amino-acid sequence MLATRWEPWNELNRLSREMDRLFTRNGASVPSSVTYPALNVWEDEGHLHVEAELPGFQSDQMEIYVDANQLILKGERTAPERKEGTWHRQERGFGSFHRSLELPADVDADGVTADFKNGILHVTLPKSEEAKPRRIEIQSH is encoded by the coding sequence ATGCTTGCGACCCGCTGGGAACCCTGGAACGAACTGAATCGTTTGTCACGTGAGATGGATCGACTCTTCACCCGCAATGGGGCGTCCGTCCCATCGTCGGTGACCTATCCCGCGCTCAACGTATGGGAAGACGAAGGGCACTTGCACGTCGAGGCCGAACTGCCCGGTTTTCAATCTGACCAGATGGAAATTTACGTGGATGCCAATCAACTGATACTCAAAGGCGAACGAACGGCACCCGAGCGGAAAGAGGGAACATGGCATCGACAGGAACGAGGCTTTGGAAGCTTCCACCGTTCACTGGAGCTCCCCGCTGATGTCGACGCAGACGGCGTCACGGCGGACTTCAAAAACGGAATCTTGCACGTGACGCTACCTAAAAGCGAAGAAGCCAAACCGCGACGCATCGAAATTCAATCTCATTGA
- a CDS encoding Hsp20/alpha crystallin family protein — MSTTLTTQSNESASCHEVQHTGGEEPLRSRTFMPRFDIWEDEQELTLFGDLPGVTPEDLDVEFENRMLTIRGKVASGDRPAKSLQSEYEVGDYQRSFTIGEKIDAANITAELKDGVLTLHLPKVEEAKPRRIEIRSN; from the coding sequence ATGAGCACAACTCTCACAACTCAATCGAATGAATCCGCGTCTTGCCACGAGGTGCAACACACCGGAGGCGAAGAACCACTTCGCAGCCGAACGTTCATGCCTCGGTTTGACATCTGGGAAGACGAACAAGAACTCACGCTTTTTGGCGACTTACCAGGTGTTACACCGGAGGACCTCGACGTCGAATTCGAAAATCGAATGCTCACCATTCGTGGCAAAGTCGCCTCGGGTGACCGACCAGCCAAATCGTTGCAATCGGAATACGAAGTGGGGGACTACCAACGCAGTTTCACCATCGGCGAAAAGATCGATGCTGCCAACATCACCGCTGAACTGAAGGACGGCGTGTTGACACTGCATCTGCCGAAAGTGGAAGAAGCCAAACCCCGCCGTATCGAGATCCGCTCGAACTGA
- a CDS encoding dihydrodipicolinate synthase family protein, with protein sequence MKTGPFNPALLPESVFAVPPLARDSDYQIDADENEKIIRYLEAGGVRSLLYGGNAVLYHTSLADFDNLLAMLSDSAGPDTTVVPSIGPSYGIASDQIGILQEFDFGTAMLLPSRDIVDSAGIATGIRMLAEQYGKPLVVYLKHDRWLEPQDIQSLEADGAISWIKYAVVRENPAEDNYLREVTDVFPAERIVSGIGEQPAIVHLRDFGITGFTSGCVCVSPRKSMDMLGAIQSDDIEMAESIRQYFRPLEDLRDGIHPIRVLHEAVRLAGVAETGPIQPMLSNVCEETQAKIREALKTMKLVD encoded by the coding sequence ATGAAAACCGGACCCTTCAATCCCGCTTTGTTGCCTGAGTCTGTTTTTGCCGTGCCACCGTTGGCTCGTGATTCCGACTATCAAATCGACGCTGACGAAAACGAAAAGATCATCCGCTACCTCGAAGCCGGTGGCGTGCGTTCGCTACTCTACGGTGGCAACGCGGTGCTGTATCACACCAGCCTCGCTGACTTTGACAACTTGCTCGCCATGCTTTCGGATTCGGCTGGTCCCGACACGACCGTCGTGCCATCGATCGGGCCGTCCTACGGAATCGCCTCGGACCAAATTGGCATTTTGCAAGAGTTCGATTTCGGCACCGCCATGTTGTTGCCTTCGCGAGACATCGTCGATTCGGCGGGCATCGCAACGGGGATTCGGATGTTGGCCGAGCAGTATGGCAAGCCGTTGGTGGTCTATCTCAAACACGACCGTTGGTTGGAACCGCAAGACATCCAGTCATTGGAAGCAGACGGTGCGATCTCGTGGATCAAGTACGCCGTCGTGCGTGAGAACCCCGCCGAAGACAACTACCTTCGCGAGGTCACCGACGTATTCCCCGCGGAGCGGATCGTCAGCGGCATCGGTGAGCAACCCGCCATCGTTCACCTTCGTGACTTTGGCATCACCGGTTTCACCAGCGGTTGTGTTTGTGTCTCGCCTCGTAAGAGCATGGACATGTTGGGAGCGATCCAAAGCGATGACATCGAGATGGCCGAATCCATTCGCCAGTACTTCCGCCCTCTGGAAGATTTGCGAGATGGGATCCATCCGATTCGGGTGCTGCACGAGGCAGTCAGGTTGGCGGGTGTCGCTGAAACAGGCCCGATCCAGCCGATGCTGAGCAATGTTTGTGAGGAGACACAAGCCAAGATTCGCGAAGCGCTGAAGACCATGAAGTTGGTCGACTGA
- a CDS encoding NADP-dependent methylenetetrahydromethanopterin/methylenetetrahydrofolate dehydrogenase, protein MTKTILFQLDVDPHPSSFDAVVAVDAGVDHLFQYGSVQAEAVEALVHGAMFTRGGDDLKNSAVFIGGNDVVQAEALFRETQKAFFGPVRVSVMLDASGCNTTAAAAVASASKHVELDGCTAVVLGGTGPVGRRVAQMLARQNANVLLTSRSLNRAETACKEIGQNVSSGNLEAVAPEDEAALKALLERADIIIASGAAGVELASKEILQDLSKLRVAIDLNAVPPAGLGGVEAFDKAKPMREGSEDGPVSYGPIGVGGLKMRTHKAAIAKLFTSNSLVLDADEIYDLTIEQMNR, encoded by the coding sequence ATGACCAAAACGATTCTCTTTCAGTTGGATGTGGATCCGCATCCCAGTTCCTTCGACGCCGTGGTCGCGGTGGACGCGGGAGTGGACCACCTGTTCCAGTACGGCAGCGTGCAAGCCGAAGCTGTCGAGGCGTTGGTGCACGGCGCGATGTTTACCCGAGGCGGTGACGACCTGAAGAACTCTGCGGTCTTCATTGGCGGCAACGATGTCGTCCAAGCCGAAGCTTTGTTCCGTGAGACGCAGAAGGCTTTCTTTGGCCCGGTGCGGGTCTCGGTGATGTTGGATGCGTCGGGCTGCAACACGACCGCCGCAGCGGCCGTGGCATCCGCCTCCAAGCACGTGGAGCTGGATGGGTGCACGGCGGTGGTTCTGGGCGGAACCGGTCCCGTGGGGCGACGTGTCGCTCAAATGCTAGCGCGACAAAATGCGAATGTTTTGCTGACCAGCCGGTCACTCAATCGAGCGGAAACGGCTTGCAAAGAGATTGGCCAAAATGTCAGCTCCGGCAACTTGGAAGCTGTTGCACCGGAAGACGAAGCGGCGCTGAAGGCATTGCTGGAACGCGCGGACATCATCATTGCCAGTGGAGCCGCTGGTGTCGAACTGGCGTCCAAGGAGATCCTGCAGGACCTTTCCAAGTTGCGCGTCGCGATTGATCTCAATGCGGTGCCGCCGGCGGGACTGGGCGGCGTGGAAGCCTTTGACAAAGCCAAGCCGATGCGTGAGGGCAGCGAAGATGGTCCCGTGTCCTACGGACCCATTGGCGTGGGCGGTCTGAAAATGCGAACGCACAAAGCGGCGATCGCGAAACTGTTTACATCCAATTCGTTGGTTTTGGACGCGGATGAAATCTACGATCTGACGATCGAGCAGATGAACCGTTGA
- the fae gene encoding formaldehyde-activating enzyme, with protein sequence MQFHIGESLVGDGNEVSHIDLMIGSKDGPVGAAFANALANQSEGHTNLLAVLEPNVAVKPSTVMVTKVTIKGMKQAVQMFGPAQAAVAQAVADAVSEGIIPKDQCEDLVCVCGVFIHPAAEDDEKIYKYNYEATKDALKSAMQGKPSADDMLAKKDNAAHPFKGF encoded by the coding sequence ATGCAATTTCACATTGGTGAATCCCTCGTCGGCGACGGTAACGAAGTTTCGCACATCGATCTGATGATCGGCAGCAAGGACGGACCTGTTGGTGCCGCATTCGCCAACGCGTTGGCTAACCAGAGCGAAGGTCACACCAACCTGTTGGCTGTTCTCGAGCCCAACGTTGCTGTGAAGCCATCGACCGTGATGGTGACCAAGGTCACGATCAAAGGCATGAAGCAAGCCGTCCAAATGTTCGGCCCTGCCCAAGCCGCTGTTGCTCAAGCTGTTGCAGACGCCGTTAGCGAAGGCATCATTCCAAAGGACCAGTGCGAAGACCTGGTTTGCGTCTGCGGCGTGTTCATCCACCCAGCAGCCGAAGACGACGAAAAGATCTACAAGTACAACTACGAAGCCACCAAGGACGCACTGAAGTCGGCAATGCAAGGCAAGCCATCCGCAGATGACATGCTGGCCAAAAAGGACAACGCGGCTCACCCATTCAAGGGCTTCTGA